A single region of the Cucumis melo cultivar AY chromosome 3, USDA_Cmelo_AY_1.0, whole genome shotgun sequence genome encodes:
- the LOC103496582 gene encoding embryogenesis-like protein → MSPRSRLPLYRFLLGISQPSISSSSSCFRRILDFSAKPWRADDLHFSYLMSSNSQFVTLQSFRSFSAASGSSEPDFDQVREVDRINLKFAEAREEIESAMESKETVYFDEEAECARDAVKEVLELYEGLLAKLSDSERKALQRSMGLKIEQLKAELNQLDE, encoded by the coding sequence ATGAGCCCTCGTTCACGCCTTCCCCTCTACAGATTCCTTCTTGGAATATCTCAGCCTTCAATTTCCTCATCTTCCTCTTGCTTCCGCCGAATTCTGGACTTCTCTGCGAAGCCATGGCGGGCAGATGATCTCCATTTTTCGTATCTAATGAGCTCGAATAGTCAGTTCGTAACTCTTCAGTCTTTTCGGAGTTTCAGCGCTGCTTCGGGCTCGTCGGAGCCCGATTTCGATCAGGTTAGAGAGGTGGACAGGATCAATCTCAAGTTCGCCGAAGCTAGAGAAGAAATTGAGTCAGCTATGGAGTCTAAAGAGACCGTGTATTTTGATGAAGAGGCTGAGTGTGCTCGGGACGCTGTGAAAGAAGTTTTAGAACTGTACGAGGGGCTTCTCGCGAAGTTGTCTGACAGCGAAAGGAAGGCGTTGCAGAGGTCAATGGGGCTTAAGATTGAGCAGCTGAAGGCTGAGCTTAATCAGCTTGACGAGTAA
- the LOC103496580 gene encoding uncharacterized protein LOC103496580: MARQLQIIHSSQGTTQVGMAGVSLLLCAFALFMCASHARKWRRRWNACLDYGYEFEDPVIELNQEATVVTTGQVNATEPENDNNEMFFSREQQASIWHKNILMGGKCQLPDFSGVILYDPNGNVVTPAKTPRPLLTWK; this comes from the coding sequence ATGGCAAGGCAACTGCAAATCATACATTCTTCACAAGGCACAACCCAGGTTGGCATGGCTGGTGTGAGCCTTCTCCTCTGTGCTTTTGCATTGTTCATGTGTGCTTCCCATGCCCGAAAATGGCGCCGCCGTTGGAATGCTTGCTTGGATTATGGATACGAGTTTGAGGATCCTGTCATAGAGTTGAACCAAGAAGCAACGGTTGTGACAACGGGACAAGTGAATGCCACCGAGCCAGAGAATGACAACAATGAGATGTTCTTCAGTAGAGAGCAACAAGCTTCTATATGGCACAAGAACATTCTCATGGGTGGGAAATGCCAGCTACCGGACTTCTCAGGAGTCATATTATACGACCCCAATGGAAATGTTGTAACCCCTGCCAAAACTCCACGTCCTTTACTCACCTGGAAGTGA
- the LOC103496581 gene encoding DEAD-box ATP-dependent RNA helicase 39-like — MGSRRKALLELSHCANILLSPTKRSIFPNFTLSTNALLASPFCSSTFSRSSADGTPVENDQPPQSNRDSTLLEKFRLRKLKGLSKISQHSSSSNGGEKVMTGFRQLGLCNELAGAVEEMGILAPSELDCAAIPAVLEGKNVVLGYLNGPERALAYLLPLIQNLKRDEKRYGTRSKHPRAFVMCPTAQLSEELFCMAKYISNYRQLKTPRDNSCGELELQKSASDVSIGLLIGTPDEISELIEEGSVVLDEINYLVFDELDSMFDLGFGPNIKKILTSVRHCNEKCRSIVVTSTLIKMMHEQRSSLVKSLRCGDAGEIAAMVLEIEEEEAFHLMESPDALKSKLADVVESLRPSTQET; from the exons ATGGGAAGCAGAAGAAAAGCTCTTCTCGAGCTCTCTCACTGCGCAAACATCCTTTTATCTCCAACGAAGCGCTCTATTTTCCCCAATTTCACACTCTCCACAAACGCACTTTTAGCTTCTCCATTTTGTTCCTCTACCTTTTCCAGATCCTCCGCCGATGGCACCCCCGTGGAAAATGATCAGCCGCCGCAATCGAACAGAGATTCGACGCTTCTTGAAAAGTTCAGGCTCAGAAAACTCAAAGGCTTGTCGAAAATCTCGCAACATTCGTCGAGTTCTAACGGAGGCGAGAAGGTGATGACAGGTTTCAGGCAGTTGGGGCTTTGCAATGAATTGGCCGGGGCTGTAGAAGAAATGGGAATTTTGGCGCCTTCTGAGTTGGATTGTGCAGCGATTCCAGCTGTCTTGGAAGGAAAGAATGTGGTGTTGGGATATCTTAATGGACCCGAAAGGGCTTTGGCTTACTTGTTGCCTCTCATAcag AATCTAAAAAGGGATGAAAAAAGGTATGGAACAAGGTCCAAGCATCCTCGAGCTTTTGTTATGTGCCCAACTGCGCAGCTATCTGAAGAG TTGTTTTGTATGGCCAAATACATCAGCAATTACAGGCAGCTCAAAACTCCAAGGGATAATAGTTGTGGTGAATTAGAGCTTCAGAAAAGTGCATCCGATGTCTCAATTGGTTTGTTAATTGGCACCCCTGATGAAATCTCCGAACTCATTGAGGAGGGTAGTGTGGTTCTTGATGAAATCAATTACTTG GTATTTGATGAGTTGGATTCAATGTTCGATCTTGGTTTTGGCCCCAACATTAAAAAGATTTTAACTTCAGTAAGACACTGCAATGAAAAGTGTCGATCCATTGTCGTTACTTCGACCTTGATAAAG ATGATGCATGAACAACGTTCATCCCTTGTCAAGTCTCTGAGGTGTGGTGATGCGGGAGAGATTGCTGCTATGGTCCTAGAAATTGAGGAAGAAGAGGCATTCCATCTTATGGAATCTCCAGATGCTCTGAAATCTAAACTTGCTGATGtggtcgagtcacttcgtccatCTACACAGGAAACTTAA